A genome region from Natronosalvus rutilus includes the following:
- a CDS encoding YhbY family RNA-binding protein, with protein MNDHEQELKRRAHDLDVTVWVGKSGVDAVVDELNDQLANENLVKVKFLRAARAGSSTEEKAADLAERVNAQLIDTRGHTAVIHR; from the coding sequence ATGAACGATCACGAGCAGGAACTCAAACGTCGCGCACACGACCTCGACGTCACTGTCTGGGTCGGGAAGAGCGGCGTCGACGCGGTGGTCGACGAACTCAACGACCAGCTTGCGAACGAGAACCTCGTCAAAGTCAAGTTCCTCCGGGCGGCTCGAGCGGGCAGTTCCACGGAGGAGAAGGCGGCCGACCTCGCCGAGCGGGTCAACGCCCAGTTGATCGACACGCGAGGACACACGGCAGTGATCCATCGATGA
- a CDS encoding chemotaxis protein CheW: MAPELPDRLLGISIEDPSERQSTDETTAREEEHVRFIFVRLGEHRLAIPVDEVKTVTDPPADADLTRVPRSPAAVEGLVDLRGEITAVVDTRVHFPVGPAPAAQRLVVLDRPTDQQPAALRVDEVLGVHNVAEDDVLEPDEVEDPGVAGGAIDHPLVCGLVERVRRPRQESRARRGNRSSRFSRSRSKPGSGSASSAAVGGISRRRSAAAETDAGADSDESVVSDEFVLEDEDDEASRTPSRTEGTVVIEATGILDVPALLLAAGTEA; encoded by the coding sequence ATGGCTCCGGAGTTACCCGACAGACTCCTCGGGATCAGCATCGAGGACCCGAGCGAGCGACAGTCGACCGACGAGACGACGGCCAGGGAAGAAGAGCACGTCCGATTCATCTTCGTCCGACTGGGCGAGCACCGCCTGGCGATTCCCGTCGACGAAGTGAAGACGGTCACGGATCCGCCGGCAGACGCGGACCTCACGCGGGTGCCGCGGTCGCCGGCGGCCGTCGAGGGGCTGGTCGACCTCCGCGGGGAGATCACGGCGGTCGTCGACACTCGCGTCCATTTCCCCGTCGGGCCGGCGCCGGCCGCACAGCGACTCGTCGTGCTCGACCGACCCACCGACCAGCAGCCAGCGGCGCTTCGTGTCGACGAAGTGCTCGGCGTCCACAACGTCGCCGAGGACGACGTCCTGGAACCCGACGAGGTCGAGGACCCCGGGGTCGCCGGCGGCGCCATCGACCACCCGCTCGTCTGCGGGCTCGTCGAACGCGTGCGCCGCCCGCGCCAGGAGTCTCGAGCGCGGCGCGGGAACCGGTCGTCGCGGTTCTCGAGGAGTCGGTCGAAGCCGGGCTCGGGGTCGGCTTCGTCCGCCGCGGTGGGGGGAATTTCGCGCCGTCGTTCGGCGGCTGCGGAAACGGACGCTGGCGCGGATTCAGACGAATCCGTCGTAAGCGACGAGTTCGTCCTCGAGGACGAGGACGACGAGGCGTCCAGGACGCCGTCTCGAACGGAGGGGACGGTCGTGATCGAGGCGACCGGAATCCTCGACGTGCCGGCGCTTTTGTTAGCAGCCGGAACCGAAGCGTAA
- a CDS encoding ribonuclease P protein component 4: MSVAAERIDRLHALARAAAADGDDERASAYVRLARRIAERNRLELPRQFKRFTCDACDAYLRPGKNARVRLRDGHVVVTCDCGSQARYPYE; this comes from the coding sequence ATGAGCGTCGCCGCCGAGCGAATCGACCGCCTCCACGCCCTCGCTCGAGCGGCCGCCGCCGACGGCGACGACGAGCGAGCGAGCGCCTACGTCAGGCTCGCTCGCCGAATCGCCGAACGCAATCGGCTCGAACTTCCGCGACAGTTCAAGCGATTCACCTGCGACGCCTGTGACGCCTACCTTCGCCCGGGGAAGAACGCCCGGGTTCGTCTGCGCGACGGCCACGTCGTCGTCACCTGCGACTGCGGGAGCCAGGCGCGCTATCCGTACGAGTGA
- a CDS encoding mechanosensitive ion channel family protein — MIGGEVGARTLLQDGLGPIGQQLDRLSGVDETLAATLESGLVFLVTLLLVWFVGRAVVVPLVERAMDRRGLDRHAQKPLLVVTRFAVLFLGVAIAFGAADYGNFLVSMAGIAAAGALAVGLALQNVISNFVAGIFIYTDKPFRIGDWIEWEDGTYSGVVEDISLRVTRIRTFDNELLTVPNSLLTEGVLKNPVEADKLRLKFVFGIGYGDDIQEATDIIVEEAENHPDIMDNPAPSVRLTELGDSDVGLQSRFWIANPSRADFVRTRAEYVTSVKERFDEAGIDIPYPIRTLEGGLQVSNPAILETADD, encoded by the coding sequence ATGATCGGCGGCGAGGTCGGGGCGAGAACGCTCCTACAGGACGGCCTCGGGCCAATCGGCCAGCAACTCGACCGGCTCTCCGGGGTCGACGAGACGCTCGCGGCGACCCTCGAGAGCGGCCTGGTCTTCCTGGTGACGCTGCTCCTCGTCTGGTTCGTCGGCCGGGCGGTCGTCGTTCCGCTGGTCGAGCGGGCGATGGATCGCCGCGGCCTCGACCGGCACGCCCAGAAGCCGTTGCTGGTGGTCACCAGGTTCGCGGTCCTCTTCCTCGGCGTCGCCATCGCGTTTGGCGCCGCCGACTACGGAAACTTCCTCGTGTCGATGGCCGGAATCGCCGCCGCGGGGGCGCTCGCAGTCGGTCTCGCGCTCCAGAACGTCATCTCGAACTTCGTCGCTGGGATCTTCATCTACACCGACAAACCGTTCCGCATCGGGGACTGGATCGAGTGGGAGGACGGCACCTATTCGGGCGTCGTCGAAGACATCAGCCTGCGCGTCACCCGGATTCGCACATTCGACAACGAACTGCTGACGGTGCCGAACAGCCTTCTCACCGAGGGCGTCCTGAAAAATCCCGTCGAGGCGGACAAACTCCGCCTGAAGTTCGTCTTCGGAATCGGCTACGGCGACGACATCCAGGAGGCGACGGACATCATCGTCGAGGAAGCCGAGAACCACCCCGACATCATGGACAACCCCGCCCCCTCGGTGCGACTCACCGAACTCGGGGACTCCGACGTCGGCCTCCAGTCGCGGTTCTGGATCGCGAACCCCTCGCGGGCCGACTTCGTCCGTACCCGTGCAGAGTACGTCACCAGCGTCAAGGAGCGATTCGACGAGGCGGGTATCGACATCCCCTACCCCATCCGAACGCTCGAGGGAGGCCTGCAGGTCAGTAATCCGGCGATACTCGAGACGGCCGACGACTGA
- a CDS encoding ABC transporter substrate-binding protein, which translates to MDRRSLLAATAAGCSLSLSGCVREIRSAVNRDRLEPLSVTITTQPADGDRQSIRLSREIAANLEAVGIDVHVELRSPQELRRQVLVNHDFDLVVDRHPGGADPDFLYEALYSRYAEESGWQNPFGVTNIAIDDLLERQRRVADADRREVVEQLATLVAREQPFVPICRPDEVRLVRTSRFDGWRAEDITTRLGYLGLEPVGEGGALRGAIMDAAPSQNVNPLSAPYRGPDPVVDLVYDPLAIEPPGDDEVVAWLAEDWTWDGGEGDGDGDGNDGGNGNDSGDSDDSETGTGTLEVTLREHAFHDGEPVTADDVRFTYEFLADTSMGSSDVPAPSPRYRGRTSVVQSIDVLDERTLEFVVDGTEAIAERALVAPILPRHVWESRSDPPNVPGVRLAQGTTEALVATNFPPIGSGPYQYADHVDRQHLTLERYADHFTTREDVNLPAPTAESFRAQIDPRSTSAIALIRDGDADVTISPLETYVLDDLEAEGDVERIESETAAFYHLGFNVRRAPFGDPYFRQAVAGVIDEAWLAETVFHGHADPIATPLSPEWTPSSLAFDDENEDPVVPFHGSDGDLDVEAARAAFEDAGYHYDGDALVVRQ; encoded by the coding sequence ATGGACCGACGCTCCCTGCTCGCGGCGACCGCCGCCGGCTGCTCGCTGTCGCTGAGTGGCTGCGTCCGCGAGATACGAAGCGCCGTCAACCGGGACCGACTCGAGCCGCTCTCGGTGACGATCACGACCCAGCCGGCCGACGGCGATCGGCAGTCGATTCGACTCAGCCGGGAAATCGCCGCCAACCTCGAGGCGGTCGGAATCGACGTCCACGTCGAACTCCGGTCGCCCCAGGAACTCCGCCGGCAAGTCCTGGTCAACCACGACTTCGACCTGGTGGTCGATCGCCACCCCGGCGGCGCGGACCCCGATTTCCTGTACGAAGCGCTCTACTCCCGGTACGCCGAGGAGTCGGGCTGGCAGAACCCGTTCGGCGTCACGAACATAGCGATCGACGACCTGCTCGAGCGCCAGCGTCGGGTCGCGGATGCGGACCGACGCGAGGTAGTCGAGCAACTGGCGACGCTGGTCGCCCGCGAACAGCCGTTCGTCCCCATCTGTCGGCCCGACGAAGTTCGGCTGGTCCGCACCAGTCGATTCGACGGCTGGCGCGCCGAGGACATCACGACCCGCCTCGGCTACCTCGGGCTCGAACCAGTCGGCGAGGGCGGAGCGTTGCGCGGTGCGATCATGGACGCCGCCCCGTCCCAGAACGTCAACCCGCTCTCGGCACCGTACCGAGGGCCGGACCCGGTCGTCGACCTCGTGTACGATCCACTCGCCATCGAGCCGCCGGGTGATGACGAGGTCGTGGCGTGGCTCGCCGAGGACTGGACCTGGGACGGTGGTGAGGGCGATGGCGACGGTGACGGTAACGATGGGGGCAATGGCAACGACAGCGGCGATAGCGACGACAGCGAAACCGGCACCGGCACCCTCGAGGTCACCCTCCGCGAGCACGCCTTTCACGACGGCGAGCCGGTGACAGCGGACGACGTCCGGTTCACCTACGAATTCCTCGCGGACACCTCAATGGGCTCGAGCGACGTTCCGGCCCCCTCGCCGCGATACCGGGGACGGACCTCGGTCGTCCAGTCGATCGACGTGCTCGACGAGCGAACGCTCGAGTTCGTCGTCGACGGCACCGAAGCCATCGCCGAACGAGCGCTCGTGGCACCCATCCTCCCGCGACACGTCTGGGAATCGCGATCCGACCCGCCGAACGTCCCTGGGGTTCGCCTCGCGCAGGGAACGACCGAGGCTCTCGTCGCGACCAATTTCCCGCCGATCGGCAGCGGCCCCTACCAGTACGCCGACCACGTGGATCGCCAGCACCTCACGCTCGAGCGCTACGCCGACCACTTCACGACTCGCGAGGACGTGAACCTGCCGGCGCCGACCGCCGAGTCGTTCCGGGCCCAGATCGACCCGCGGAGTACCTCCGCGATCGCGTTGATCCGGGATGGCGACGCCGACGTGACGATTTCGCCGCTCGAGACGTACGTCCTGGACGACCTCGAGGCCGAGGGCGACGTCGAGCGGATCGAGTCGGAGACGGCGGCGTTCTACCACCTCGGGTTCAACGTCCGGCGCGCGCCGTTCGGCGACCCGTACTTCCGTCAGGCGGTCGCCGGCGTGATCGACGAGGCGTGGCTCGCCGAGACGGTGTTTCACGGCCACGCCGACCCGATCGCGACGCCGCTGTCCCCCGAGTGGACGCCGTCGTCGCTGGCGTTCGACGACGAAAACGAAGACCCCGTCGTCCCGTTCCACGGCTCTGACGGCGATCTCGACGTCGAGGCCGCTCGAGCGGCGTTCGAGGACGCGGGGTACCACTACGACGGCGACGCCCTGGTGGTGAGGCAATAA
- the cheY gene encoding chemotaxis protein CheY has product MSTGVLIVDDSHFMRNLLRQILEQDYHIVGEASNGAEAVKLYKEQNPDIVMMDIVMPKCNGIKATAAIKKLDPRSRVIMCTSVGQREKMKLAVKAGADGYVTKPFEEPSVRKALADVVAA; this is encoded by the coding sequence ATGTCGACAGGGGTGCTCATCGTAGACGACTCCCATTTTATGCGTAATCTACTGCGACAGATTCTCGAGCAGGATTACCATATCGTTGGAGAGGCGTCGAACGGCGCTGAGGCGGTAAAACTTTACAAGGAACAGAACCCCGACATCGTCATGATGGACATCGTGATGCCGAAGTGTAACGGCATCAAGGCGACCGCGGCGATCAAGAAACTCGATCCCCGGTCGCGGGTCATCATGTGTACGAGTGTCGGGCAACGAGAGAAGATGAAACTCGCCGTAAAGGCTGGTGCTGACGGCTACGTCACGAAGCCGTTCGAGGAACCAAGCGTACGGAAGGCACTGGCTGACGTCGTTGCGGCATGA